The Streptomyces luteogriseus genome includes a window with the following:
- a CDS encoding DUF6204 family protein — MSTRTFRVTVRGVFDGLSAEQRAGLLERAAEHDVLRAAFTPEGSLTYDVAVRPAFTFRFLDSGEDEEDILEATERAEESARAWLEQRGYGYRNLRSTAEDLSQAPLGKRQRREAARKGF, encoded by the coding sequence ATGAGCACCCGTACCTTCCGTGTCACCGTCCGGGGCGTCTTCGACGGACTGAGCGCCGAGCAGCGGGCCGGGCTGCTGGAGCGGGCCGCCGAGCACGACGTGCTGCGCGCCGCGTTCACGCCCGAGGGGAGCCTGACGTACGACGTGGCCGTGCGGCCCGCCTTCACCTTCCGCTTCCTCGACTCCGGGGAGGACGAGGAGGACATCCTGGAGGCGACCGAGCGGGCCGAGGAGTCGGCGCGGGCGTGGCTGGAGCAGCGCGGGTACGGATACAGGAATCTCCGGTCCACCGCCGAGGACCTCTCCCAGGCGCCGCTCGGCAAGCGGCAGCGGCGGGAGGCCGCCCGGAAGGGTTTCTGA